A DNA window from Candidatus Neomarinimicrobiota bacterium contains the following coding sequences:
- a CDS encoding LptE family protein has product MRNKKVYLLGIIFILINSQSCWYYSFKGTIPPHIKSIAIQTFDNQTGEFNIEQDITEKVRRYFIQENILKVRDEDNSDSILSGRIVSIRDEPLIYEDTPQGEEVTEYRLTISLSIEWYDRINDKVLLKKQFSKYADYDPSGLTENTREKAIESAVMQICEDIMNNILGIW; this is encoded by the coding sequence ATGAGGAATAAGAAAGTTTATTTATTAGGCATTATTTTTATATTAATAAATAGTCAGTCATGCTGGTATTATTCTTTCAAAGGGACGATCCCACCACATATTAAAAGTATAGCTATACAAACTTTTGATAATCAAACAGGAGAATTTAATATTGAACAGGATATAACAGAAAAAGTTAGAAGATATTTTATTCAGGAAAATATTTTAAAAGTTAGAGATGAGGACAATTCAGATTCAATTTTATCAGGAAGAATCGTAAGTATAAGAGATGAACCTTTAATTTATGAAGATACTCCCCAGGGAGAAGAAGTAACAGAATATAGATTAACAATTAGTTTGAGTATAGAATGGTATGATAGGATAAATGATAAAGTATTACTAAAAAAGCAGTTTAGTAAATATGCTGACTATGATCCATCTGGATTGACCGAGAATACTCGAGAAAAAGCCATTGAATCTGCAGTAATGCAGATATGTGAAGATATTATGAATAATATTCTTGGTATATGGTAA
- the asnS gene encoding asparagine--tRNA ligase encodes MVKKEKKLKWVYIAEIQKYEGQEVTLKGWLYNKRSSGKIWFLIIRDGTGFIQGVVAKNDVDEETFNLYDKIGQESSIVVSGIVHKDARAPGGYEIIVKNINVVQAVHDYPISLKEHGIDFLMERRHLWIRSPKQVAILMIRHTVVKACRDFFDSRGFILADTPIFTPSACEGTTTLFETEYFGRKAYLTQSGQLYNEATAAALGKVYCFGPTFRAEKSKTRRHLTEFWMVEPEIAWYDLEDNMKLAEEFVTYIVKAVLKERQRELKTLQRDTTLLEKVEPPFPRITYDEAVDILKKNGIDFEWGSDFGGTDETMISEQFEKPVMVHRFPAKIKAFYMKREPENPELALGVDVLAPEGYGEIIGGGQREENYEVLRERIKEYNLPEEAFKWYLDLRKFGSVPHSGFGMGIERAVAWICGLKHIRETIPFPRTIYRLEP; translated from the coding sequence ATGGTAAAAAAGGAGAAAAAGTTGAAGTGGGTTTATATAGCAGAAATTCAAAAGTATGAAGGACAGGAGGTTACCCTTAAGGGATGGCTCTATAACAAAAGATCAAGTGGGAAAATATGGTTTTTGATCATTAGAGATGGGACGGGTTTTATACAGGGAGTTGTCGCAAAAAATGATGTGGATGAGGAAACATTCAACCTGTACGATAAAATAGGTCAGGAGTCATCTATAGTTGTTAGTGGTATTGTACATAAAGATGCGAGAGCACCAGGTGGTTATGAAATTATAGTGAAAAACATTAATGTTGTCCAGGCTGTTCATGATTATCCCATCTCTCTAAAGGAGCATGGAATAGATTTTCTTATGGAAAGAAGGCATCTCTGGATAAGAAGTCCTAAACAGGTTGCTATTTTAATGATCAGGCATACTGTTGTAAAGGCATGTAGAGATTTCTTTGATTCTCGTGGATTTATTCTCGCTGATACTCCGATATTTACTCCGAGTGCCTGCGAAGGTACTACTACGCTGTTTGAAACAGAATATTTTGGGCGAAAAGCGTATTTAACTCAGAGTGGACAATTATATAATGAAGCAACTGCTGCTGCCCTTGGTAAAGTATACTGCTTTGGACCTACATTTAGGGCTGAAAAGTCAAAAACTAGAAGACATCTGACGGAATTTTGGATGGTAGAACCTGAAATTGCATGGTATGACTTAGAAGATAATATGAAGCTTGCAGAGGAGTTTGTAACGTATATTGTTAAAGCAGTTTTAAAAGAACGCCAAAGAGAACTGAAGACACTTCAAAGAGATACTACATTGCTCGAAAAAGTTGAACCGCCGTTTCCGAGAATTACTTATGATGAGGCGGTTGACATCTTGAAGAAAAATGGAATAGATTTTGAATGGGGTAGTGACTTTGGTGGAACCGATGAAACCATGATATCAGAACAATTTGAAAAGCCTGTGATGGTACATAGATTCCCTGCGAAGATAAAGGCTTTTTACATGAAAAGAGAACCTGAAAATCCAGAACTGGCTCTTGGCGTTGATGTACTTGCTCCAGAAGGGTATGGTGAAATAATAGGTGGTGGTCAAAGGGAAGAAAATTATGAAGTATTGAGAGAAAGAATTAAGGAGTATAATTTGCCAGAGGAAGCATTTAAATGGTATCTTGATTTGAGAAAATTTGGAAGTGTTCCACACTCGGGATTTGGAATGGGAATAGAGAGAGCAGTTGCATGGATATGCGGATTGAAGCATATTAGAGAGACCATACCATTTCCAAGGACAATTTATAGGTTGGAGCCATGA
- a CDS encoding TIGR00725 family protein, translated as MKQKIIAVFGGRECSEDMYRVAFDVGKEIALCGAVLVCGGKTGIMEAVCKGAFEQGGMTIGIIPDNDKSFANDYVRIPIVTGMGSGRNIIIVRTCDSAIAIDGSYGTLSEIALALNNGKPVISLNSWDIEGVIRASSPGEAVKKALELAV; from the coding sequence ATGAAACAGAAGATAATCGCTGTTTTTGGTGGAAGAGAGTGTAGCGAAGATATGTATAGAGTGGCATTTGATGTTGGTAAAGAAATAGCACTTTGTGGAGCAGTTTTAGTCTGTGGTGGGAAGACCGGGATCATGGAAGCTGTTTGTAAGGGGGCATTTGAGCAAGGTGGAATGACAATTGGTATTATTCCTGATAATGATAAATCATTTGCTAATGACTATGTAAGGATACCCATTGTAACTGGAATGGGTTCAGGAAGAAATATTATAATCGTTAGAACTTGCGATAGTGCTATCGCAATCGATGGTAGTTATGGGACGTTATCGGAGATTGCTCTGGCATTGAATAATGGTAAACCTGTTATCTCTTTAAATAGTTGGGATATAGAGGGTGTAATTAGAGCAAGTAGCCCCGGAGAAGCGGTGAAAAAAGCATTGGAGCTTGCCGTATGA
- a CDS encoding acylphosphatase yields the protein MKKIHAKILVSGLVQGVGYRYFTYNKAYEYGLTGYVKNLPNGDVLVEVEGDEGMIDEFIKELRIGPMTAHVRDIVVEKSKYVIGYDKFDIAF from the coding sequence ATGAAGAAAATACATGCTAAAATATTAGTATCCGGTCTTGTGCAGGGTGTAGGATATAGATATTTTACATACAATAAAGCATATGAATATGGTCTTACCGGTTATGTAAAAAATTTACCAAATGGTGATGTATTAGTCGAAGTAGAGGGAGATGAAGGCATGATAGATGAATTTATTAAAGAACTTAGAATTGGTCCTATGACTGCACATGTCAGAGACATTGTCGTAGAAAAGTCAAAATATGTCATTGGGTATGATAAATTTGATATAGCATTTTAG